A stretch of the Streptomyces sp. WMMB303 genome encodes the following:
- a CDS encoding helix-turn-helix domain-containing protein translates to MGEDARAAGHPFIVAIKPLVDAMGGAMVAPQEAQGDDVVLAWEGEDVVAVRLPHLSDSLDHILAELERRHGVPLAELDRRTKQSVVRILETRGAFSVRHGVETVAGALGVSRFTVYNYLNRENGRSTN, encoded by the coding sequence ATGGGGGAGGACGCGCGCGCCGCGGGGCATCCGTTCATCGTCGCGATCAAGCCGCTGGTGGACGCCATGGGCGGGGCCATGGTCGCCCCGCAGGAGGCGCAGGGCGACGATGTGGTGCTCGCCTGGGAGGGTGAGGACGTGGTGGCCGTGCGGCTGCCGCATCTGTCGGACTCCCTCGACCACATCCTGGCGGAGCTGGAGAGGCGGCACGGGGTGCCGCTCGCGGAGCTGGACCGCAGGACCAAGCAGTCGGTGGTGCGGATCCTGGAGACCCGGGGGGCCTTCTCGGTCCGGCACGGTGTCGAGACCGTCGCCGGCGCGCTGGGCGTCTCGCGCTTCACGGTTTACAACTACCTCAACCGGGAGAACGGGCGTTCCACGAACTGA
- a CDS encoding hydroxyisourate hydrolase, whose amino-acid sequence MSDATSTSVSTHILDTSRGRPAAGVGVRLSVRQGDEQAGWVAHGASRTDADGRCKDFPALPEGTTHVRLWFETEPYFCGGSGSERPEVTEHSSNPRSQREAAEQQDAPRVRDSAPGSFFPEVTIVFAVHPGEHYHVPLLLNPFGYSVYRGS is encoded by the coding sequence ATGAGCGACGCGACGAGCACGTCGGTGTCCACCCACATCCTGGACACCAGCCGCGGCCGCCCGGCCGCCGGGGTCGGGGTGCGGCTGTCCGTACGCCAGGGCGACGAGCAGGCCGGATGGGTCGCGCACGGGGCGTCGAGGACCGACGCCGACGGGCGCTGCAAGGACTTTCCGGCGCTGCCGGAAGGCACCACCCACGTCCGGTTGTGGTTCGAGACGGAGCCGTACTTCTGCGGCGGGTCCGGCTCGGAGCGACCGGAGGTGACAGAGCACAGTTCGAATCCGCGCAGCCAGCGCGAAGCCGCGGAACAGCAGGACGCCCCCCGCGTAAGGGACAGCGCGCCAGGCAGCTTCTTCCCCGAGGTGACCATCGTCTTCGCGGTGCACCCGGGGGAGCACTACCACGTGCCGCTGCTGCTCAACCCGTTCGGCTACTCCGTGTACCGAGGGAGCTGA
- a CDS encoding helix-turn-helix transcriptional regulator, with amino-acid sequence MTAMMQPSGDASRGAAQEQSNGPTALRIILGVKLRRLRQRREITREAAGRAIRGSHAKITRLERGQVGAKERDLRDLLTLYGIHDQDEREEFFDLARQANSPGWWCQYSDVLEDWFELHLGLEDAASVIRTYEVQFLPGLLQTEDYAYAVSKLGYPNTEPRKVARIVALRMARQKLLHRPEPPRLWAVVDEAVLRRPFGGTEVMREQLEHLLKMIELSHITLQVAPFEVTAAAAGTPVTLLRFIDHDLPDKVYLEHLTNAVYLDKPSEIDQYTLIMDRLCAEARQPAETAAFIEDMLAELR; translated from the coding sequence ATGACCGCCATGATGCAGCCGTCCGGTGACGCGTCGCGAGGGGCTGCGCAGGAGCAGTCGAACGGTCCCACCGCGCTGCGGATCATCCTGGGTGTCAAGCTGCGCAGGCTCCGGCAGCGCCGGGAGATCACCCGGGAAGCCGCCGGACGGGCCATCCGCGGCTCGCACGCGAAGATCACCAGGCTGGAGCGCGGCCAGGTCGGGGCCAAGGAACGCGATCTGCGCGACCTGCTGACGCTCTACGGCATCCATGACCAGGACGAGCGCGAGGAGTTCTTCGACCTCGCCCGGCAGGCCAACTCGCCCGGTTGGTGGTGCCAGTACTCGGACGTGCTGGAGGACTGGTTCGAGCTGCACCTCGGGCTGGAGGACGCGGCATCGGTGATCCGCACCTACGAGGTCCAGTTCCTGCCCGGACTGCTGCAGACCGAGGACTACGCGTACGCCGTCAGCAAGCTCGGCTATCCGAACACCGAGCCACGCAAGGTGGCCCGGATCGTCGCGTTGCGCATGGCCCGGCAGAAGCTGCTGCACCGGCCCGAGCCGCCTCGGCTGTGGGCCGTCGTGGACGAGGCGGTGCTGCGCCGTCCCTTCGGCGGCACCGAGGTGATGCGCGAGCAGCTCGAGCACCTGCTGAAGATGATCGAACTGTCGCACATCACGCTGCAGGTCGCGCCGTTCGAGGTGACGGCCGCCGCGGCCGGCACCCCGGTGACCCTGCTGCGCTTCATCGACCACGATCTGCCCGACAAGGTCTACCTGGAGCATCTGACCAACGCGGTCTATCTGGACAAGCCCTCGGAGATCGACCAGTACACGCTGATCATGGACCGGCTGTGCGCGGAGGCCCGGCAGCCCGCCGAGACGGCTGCCTTCATCGAGGACATGCTCGCCGAGCTGCGCTGA
- a CDS encoding TIM barrel protein: MVSSDRFTVNASILFTELPLLERPAAAAAAGFDKIELWWPWVDAPVPEPSELDALRGALEDAQVQLTGLNFYAGQLPGPDRGALSVPGEESEKFRANIDVTADFARSVGCKALNALYGNRVEGASEAEQDALALENLGLAARAADRVGAVLLIEALNAPESPKCPLVSAPRALEVVDAVNTATGLDNARFLMDLYHLSMNGEDLPAVIENSLDRTAHVQIADNPGRGAPGTGSLDFGDLFERLDKAGYDGLVGLEYKPGDNGSAASFGWLK, from the coding sequence GTGGTCTCCTCGGACCGGTTCACCGTCAACGCCTCGATCCTCTTCACCGAACTGCCCCTGCTGGAGCGCCCGGCGGCGGCCGCCGCCGCGGGCTTCGACAAGATCGAACTGTGGTGGCCCTGGGTCGACGCGCCCGTGCCCGAGCCCTCCGAGCTCGATGCGCTGCGCGGCGCGCTGGAGGACGCGCAGGTGCAGCTCACCGGGCTGAACTTCTACGCGGGACAGCTCCCCGGACCCGACCGCGGCGCCCTGTCCGTGCCCGGCGAGGAGTCGGAGAAGTTCCGCGCCAACATCGATGTGACCGCCGACTTCGCCCGGTCCGTGGGATGCAAGGCGCTCAACGCTCTCTACGGCAACCGCGTCGAGGGCGCCTCCGAGGCCGAGCAGGACGCGCTCGCGCTGGAGAACCTGGGGCTGGCCGCGCGGGCTGCGGACCGGGTGGGAGCGGTACTGCTCATCGAGGCGCTGAACGCCCCCGAGTCGCCCAAGTGCCCGCTGGTGAGCGCGCCCCGCGCACTCGAGGTGGTCGACGCCGTCAACACGGCCACCGGCCTGGACAACGCACGGTTCCTGATGGACCTGTACCACCTGTCCATGAACGGCGAGGACCTGCCGGCCGTCATCGAGAACTCCCTGGACCGGACCGCGCACGTCCAGATCGCCGACAACCCCGGGCGCGGGGCGCCGGGAACCGGCTCGCTGGACTTCGGCGACCTCTTCGAGCGGCTGGACAAGGCCGGTTACGACGGCCTGGTGGGGCTCGAGTACAAGCCCGGCGACAACGGCAGCGCCGCCTCCTTCGGCTGGCTGAAGTAA
- a CDS encoding 2-hydroxy-3-oxopropionate reductase encodes MRKAQEMAHTAGNTKIAFIGLGIMGAPMARNLLKAGYDVTAYTLETEKVEAFVKDGGKGAASIAEAVGGADVVITMVPASPQVEQVVLHEGGVLENLREGGTLIDMSSITPQTSVEVAEAARAKGVRTLDAPVSGGEAGAVEGVLSIMVGGDRETFDAAKPVLEALGRTIVLCGPAGSGQTVKAANQLIVAVNIQAVAEAVVFLRKSGVDLEAGLEVLNGGLAGSTVLTRKKDSILAGDYKPGFKIDLHHKDMGIVTDAARAVGAAVPAGALVAQLVAALRAQGDGGLDHSALVRGVKRLSGENPDGAN; translated from the coding sequence CTGCGAAAGGCACAAGAGATGGCTCACACCGCCGGCAACACCAAGATCGCCTTCATCGGACTCGGCATCATGGGCGCGCCCATGGCACGCAACCTGCTGAAGGCGGGGTACGACGTCACGGCGTACACGCTGGAGACGGAGAAGGTCGAGGCATTCGTCAAGGACGGCGGCAAAGGCGCGGCGTCCATCGCGGAAGCGGTCGGCGGCGCGGACGTCGTGATCACGATGGTCCCCGCCTCCCCGCAGGTCGAGCAGGTCGTCCTGCACGAGGGCGGCGTGCTGGAGAACCTCCGCGAGGGCGGCACCCTCATCGACATGTCGTCGATCACCCCGCAGACCTCCGTCGAGGTCGCCGAGGCCGCGCGGGCCAAGGGCGTCAGGACGCTCGACGCTCCGGTGTCCGGCGGCGAGGCGGGCGCCGTCGAGGGCGTGCTGTCCATCATGGTCGGAGGCGACCGGGAGACCTTCGACGCGGCCAAGCCGGTGCTGGAGGCACTCGGCAGGACGATCGTGCTGTGCGGCCCGGCCGGCTCCGGCCAGACCGTGAAGGCCGCGAACCAGCTCATCGTGGCGGTCAACATCCAGGCCGTCGCCGAGGCGGTGGTCTTCCTGCGCAAGTCCGGCGTCGACCTGGAGGCGGGTCTCGAGGTGCTCAACGGCGGGCTGGCCGGCTCCACGGTGCTGACCCGCAAGAAGGACAGCATCCTGGCCGGCGACTACAAGCCCGGCTTCAAGATCGACCTGCACCACAAGGACATGGGCATCGTCACCGACGCGGCCCGCGCGGTCGGTGCGGCCGTGCCCGCCGGTGCGCTGGTCGCCCAGCTCGTCGCGGCGCTGCGGGCGCAGGGCGACGGCGGGCTCGACCACTCGGCGCTGGTCCGCGGCGTCAAGCGGCTCTCGGGCGAGAACCCCGACGGCGCCAACTGA
- a CDS encoding 8-oxoguanine deaminase gives MVDTGPQQPPPTGRVVIEKCAIATVDAADTEYPSGHLVVNGNRIESLGPGDAPEGLADVTRRIDGTGHLLTPGLINTHHHFYQWLTRGLAQDCNLFDWLVTLYPVWARIDEEMVYAAARGSLGMMARGGVTSAMDHHYVFPRGAGDLLGAEIRAAGELGVRFTAARGSMDRGASEGGLPPDFAVETLEGALAETEKAVDAHHDASFGSMRHVAVAPCSPFSVSTELMRQGAELARRKGVRLHTHGSETAEEEKFCHELFGMGPTDYFESVGWLGGDVWMAHCVHMTDADIAAFARTGTGAAHCPSSNARLGAGIARVPDMLDAGIPVGLGVDGTASNESGELHTELRNALLINRLGPRGQDALTVRSALRLGTHGGAQVLGRAQETGSLEAGKLADLVLWKLDGIGHSSIADPVAALVLGAAAPVTLSLVNGRPVVEDGRLVRADEEEISGTARDEARRLARIAADAG, from the coding sequence ATGGTCGACACCGGACCACAGCAGCCACCACCCACCGGGCGCGTCGTCATCGAGAAGTGCGCGATCGCGACCGTCGACGCCGCGGACACCGAATACCCGAGCGGCCACCTCGTCGTCAACGGCAACCGGATCGAGTCCCTCGGCCCGGGCGACGCGCCCGAGGGCCTGGCGGACGTCACCCGCCGCATCGACGGCACCGGCCATCTCCTCACCCCGGGCTTGATCAACACCCACCACCACTTCTACCAGTGGCTCACCCGCGGTCTGGCCCAGGACTGCAACCTCTTCGACTGGCTCGTGACCCTCTACCCCGTCTGGGCGCGCATCGACGAGGAGATGGTGTACGCCGCGGCCCGCGGATCCCTCGGCATGATGGCCCGGGGCGGCGTCACCTCCGCGATGGACCACCATTACGTCTTCCCTCGCGGTGCGGGCGACCTGCTGGGAGCCGAGATCCGCGCGGCCGGTGAGCTCGGCGTCCGTTTCACCGCGGCGCGGGGTTCGATGGACCGCGGCGCGTCGGAGGGCGGGCTGCCCCCGGACTTCGCCGTGGAGACCCTGGAGGGCGCGCTCGCGGAGACCGAGAAGGCCGTCGACGCACACCATGACGCCTCCTTCGGCTCGATGCGGCATGTCGCCGTCGCGCCCTGCTCCCCCTTCTCCGTCTCGACCGAACTGATGCGGCAGGGTGCCGAGCTGGCCCGCCGCAAGGGCGTGCGGCTGCACACCCACGGCTCGGAGACGGCGGAAGAGGAGAAGTTCTGCCACGAGCTGTTCGGCATGGGCCCGACCGACTACTTCGAGTCGGTCGGCTGGCTGGGCGGGGACGTGTGGATGGCCCACTGCGTCCATATGACGGACGCGGACATCGCAGCCTTCGCCCGCACCGGGACCGGCGCGGCGCACTGCCCCTCGTCCAACGCGCGGCTGGGCGCGGGGATCGCCCGGGTCCCGGACATGCTGGACGCGGGGATCCCGGTCGGGCTCGGCGTGGACGGTACGGCCTCCAACGAGTCGGGCGAGCTGCACACCGAGCTGCGCAACGCGCTGCTGATCAACCGGCTCGGCCCGCGCGGGCAGGACGCGCTGACCGTGCGCTCGGCTTTGCGGCTGGGCACCCACGGCGGCGCCCAGGTGCTCGGCCGGGCCCAGGAGACCGGCTCGCTGGAGGCCGGGAAGCTGGCCGACCTGGTGTTGTGGAAGCTCGACGGCATCGGGCACTCCTCCATCGCCGACCCGGTCGCCGCCCTCGTGCTGGGCGCGGCGGCTCCGGTCACCCTCTCCCTCGTCAACGGCCGGCCGGTGGTCGAGGACGGCCGCCTCGTCCGGGCCGACGAGGAGGAGATCTCCGGCACCGCACGGGACGAGGCGCGGCGCCTGGCCCGGATCGCGGCCGACGCGGGCTGA
- the pucL gene encoding factor-independent urate hydroxylase, translating into MPTILGQNQYGKAENRVVKITRDGDTHHIKDLNVSVALSGDLDDVHYSGSNAHVLPTDTTKNTVFAKAKEHGIESAEAYGVLLARHFVESCEPISRARIRIEQYDWERIETSDANSRFIGADEVKHSFVRKGQEIRTAQITFDGERVEVLSGLKELTVLNSTNSEFWGYIKDRYTTLKEDYDRILATEVAAVWRHNWTGTAGERTPNWDKSYAQTKRHMLQAFAETYSLSLQQTLYQMGSRVINSRPEVDEIRFSMPNKHHFKVDLSPFDIKNEAADGAVYYAADRPYGLIEATVLRDGVTPRIPVDMTNL; encoded by the coding sequence ATGCCCACGATTCTCGGCCAGAACCAGTACGGCAAGGCAGAGAACCGCGTCGTCAAGATCACGCGGGACGGCGACACCCACCACATCAAGGACCTCAACGTCTCGGTCGCCCTCAGCGGCGATCTGGACGACGTCCACTACTCCGGCTCCAACGCCCATGTGCTGCCGACCGACACCACCAAGAACACCGTGTTCGCCAAGGCGAAGGAGCACGGGATCGAGTCGGCCGAGGCGTACGGCGTCCTGCTGGCCCGGCACTTCGTGGAGAGCTGCGAGCCGATCAGCAGGGCGCGCATCCGGATCGAGCAGTACGACTGGGAGCGTATCGAGACCTCCGACGCCAACTCCAGGTTCATCGGCGCCGACGAGGTCAAGCACTCCTTCGTGCGCAAGGGCCAGGAGATACGCACGGCCCAGATCACCTTCGACGGTGAGCGCGTCGAGGTGCTGTCGGGCCTGAAGGAACTGACCGTCCTCAACTCCACCAACTCGGAGTTCTGGGGCTACATCAAGGACCGGTACACCACGCTCAAGGAGGACTACGACCGCATCCTCGCCACCGAGGTGGCCGCCGTGTGGCGGCACAACTGGACCGGCACGGCGGGGGAGCGGACGCCCAACTGGGACAAGTCCTACGCGCAGACCAAGCGGCACATGCTGCAGGCGTTCGCGGAGACCTACTCGCTCTCGCTCCAGCAGACGCTCTACCAGATGGGTTCGCGCGTCATCAACAGCCGGCCCGAGGTCGACGAGATCCGCTTCTCGATGCCGAACAAGCACCACTTCAAGGTGGACCTGTCGCCGTTCGACATCAAGAACGAGGCGGCCGACGGTGCCGTCTACTACGCGGCGGACCGGCCGTACGGCCTGATCGAGGCCACGGTCCTGCGGGACGGGGTCACTCCCCGCATCCCGGTGGACATGACCAACCTCTGA
- the uraD gene encoding 2-oxo-4-hydroxy-4-carboxy-5-ureidoimidazoline decarboxylase, whose translation MTSRSTPGLTWFNSAADAEARAALHEMCAARSWGSALLARRPYDTVEALFVASDEATGALTDDGLAEAMAGHPPIGRPKPGDPTSSREQRGMAGAAEELKAEMLELNLAYQEKFGHVFLICATGRSAEEMRDAVRHRIDNTPQQEREIVRRELAKINRLRLTRLAEEGAPTA comes from the coding sequence GTGACTTCGCGCTCCACGCCAGGTCTGACCTGGTTCAACTCCGCAGCGGACGCCGAGGCGCGCGCCGCGCTCCACGAGATGTGCGCCGCCCGGAGCTGGGGGAGCGCGCTGCTCGCCCGGCGTCCCTACGACACCGTCGAAGCCCTCTTCGTCGCGAGTGACGAGGCCACCGGGGCCCTCACGGACGACGGGCTGGCCGAGGCCATGGCCGGGCATCCGCCCATCGGCCGACCGAAGCCCGGCGACCCCACCTCCTCCCGGGAACAGCGGGGGATGGCGGGGGCCGCCGAGGAGCTGAAGGCCGAGATGCTCGAACTCAACCTGGCGTACCAGGAAAAATTCGGGCACGTCTTTCTCATCTGTGCCACCGGCAGGAGTGCCGAGGAGATGAGGGACGCCGTTCGTCACCGGATCGACAACACTCCGCAACAGGAGCGGGAGATCGTGCGGCGGGAGCTGGCGAAGATCAACCGCCTCCGGCTCACCCGTCTCGCGGAGGAAGGAGCCCCCACGGCATGA